Proteins from a genomic interval of Zingiber officinale cultivar Zhangliang chromosome 2A, Zo_v1.1, whole genome shotgun sequence:
- the LOC122041766 gene encoding sm-like protein LSM2 → MLFFSYFKELVGKEVTVELKNDLAIRGTLHSVDQYLNIKLENIKVVDEGKYPHMLSVRNCFIRGSVVRYVQLPPDGVDVDILHDATRREARGS, encoded by the exons ATG CTCTTCTTCTCGTACTTCAAGGAGTTGGTAGGTAAAGAAGTGACGGTGGAGCTGAAGAACGATCTCGCCATCAGAGGAACCCTCCACTCCGTCGACCAATACCTCAACATCAAGCTTGAGAACATCAAAGTCGTAGACGAAGGCAAATACCCGCACATG TTATCAGTACGCAACTGTTTTATCAGAGGGTCAGTGGTTCGGTATGTCCAGCTCCCCCCGGACGGTGTGGACGTCGATATCCTCCATGATGCGACAAGGAGAGAAGCCCGTGGAAGTTGA